In Hallerella succinigenes, the following are encoded in one genomic region:
- the rpsO gene encoding 30S ribosomal protein S15 produces the protein MATITQEKIKELTSKFGANENDTGNVRVQIAILTERIKNLTEHAKTHKKDHHSLRGLSQMVAQRKTLVKYLSNKDINAARQLIKDLGLRG, from the coding sequence ATGGCTACCATTACGCAAGAAAAGATCAAGGAACTCACCTCCAAGTTTGGTGCAAATGAAAACGACACTGGTAACGTCCGCGTTCAGATTGCAATTCTCACCGAACGCATCAAGAATTTGACCGAACATGCTAAGACCCACAAGAAGGATCATCACTCTCTTCGCGGTCTTTCCCAGATGGTTGCTCAGCGTAAGACCCTTGTTAAGTACCTCTCCAACAAGGACATCAACGCCGCTCGTCAGTTGATCAAGGATCTCGGACTCCGCGGTTAA
- a CDS encoding S1 RNA-binding domain-containing protein, producing MHIGQFEYARVEEIKPQGFYLEVESGGRVLLPGSKAPNDLCEGDELEVFIYVDNEGRPIATTQKPYATVGEFAVLEVKDVNDIGAFLDWGLDKDLFLPYKQQLGVLEPGDRCVVYILEDERTARIVATEKIKAFIDRNTRDLHISQKVDLVVYDVAEDYVDFLVNYRYSGRLHLDSTITDTFEIGDCGEGYIQNIREDGRISLSLKPVGYHATMDAADGIMKKLEAAGGRLPFSDSSSPEEIQQEFGLSKKAFKKVIGGLFRQGRILILNDGIRLAPKKEPRRYPRRISKKNFRSR from the coding sequence TTGAAGAAATCAAACCGCAAGGTTTCTATCTGGAAGTAGAAAGCGGTGGACGCGTCCTTTTGCCGGGATCCAAGGCTCCGAACGATTTATGCGAAGGCGACGAACTGGAAGTGTTCATTTACGTCGACAACGAAGGCCGTCCGATTGCGACGACCCAGAAGCCTTACGCAACTGTCGGCGAATTTGCCGTCCTCGAAGTCAAAGATGTGAATGACATCGGCGCGTTCCTCGACTGGGGTCTCGATAAAGATCTTTTCCTCCCTTACAAGCAGCAGCTCGGTGTTTTGGAACCGGGCGACCGTTGCGTCGTGTACATCCTGGAAGATGAACGTACCGCACGGATTGTAGCGACGGAAAAAATCAAAGCCTTTATCGACCGCAACACGCGCGACCTGCACATTTCACAGAAGGTCGATCTCGTCGTGTACGACGTCGCAGAAGATTACGTGGACTTCCTCGTCAACTACCGCTACTCGGGACGTTTGCATCTGGATTCCACGATTACCGATACGTTTGAAATCGGCGACTGTGGCGAAGGCTACATTCAGAACATCCGCGAAGACGGACGTATCTCTCTGAGCTTAAAACCGGTCGGCTACCATGCGACGATGGATGCCGCAGACGGCATCATGAAAAAGCTCGAAGCGGCCGGTGGACGTCTCCCGTTCTCCGACAGCAGTTCGCCGGAAGAAATCCAGCAGGAATTCGGTCTTTCCAAAAAAGCTTTCAAGAAGGTCATCGGCGGACTCTTCCGTCAGGGACGCATCTTGATCCTCAACGACGGCATTCGACTCGCTCCGAAAAAGGAACCGCGTCGTTACCCGCGCCGCATTTCCAAAAAGAACTTCCGTTCCCGCTAA
- the pnp gene encoding polyribonucleotide nucleotidyltransferase, giving the protein MEYKMLAAKEMKTQLPDGTEVVFETGRLAKQASGSAVVKIGDAFLLATVCFGPEKEGDFFPLTVEYREKAYAAGRLPGGYNKREAGRPSDDEILSARIIDRPIRPMFPDNFTREVQVIVNVLSADKKFAPDVFGVSAASLAIGLSELPFEEQVAAVRVAVIGDEYIVNPSYEQVSVADLDLVVAGTENSVCMVEGGAYEVSEDTMIKAITTGHEAIKVLCKAQAELVAQFAKQKMVLTPKNKGEVYEKLEATVKEVIFDELNEALHANMVKTQLYPKMAELSDKVCADPKILAIIGEGDEQDPALLADAKAIFSELERSTMRTMILNEGRRIDGRKTTEVRPIEIQLGVLPSAHGSGVFQRGETQALVTCTLGTKADEQRYETLQGEGSKSYMLHYNFPPFCVGECKKLGMSRREIGHGHLAERSLKAVLPVTEDFPYTIRIVSEILESNGSSSMASVCGGTLSLMDAGVPIKAPVAGVAMGLISETGHADDEKIKILTDITGTEDHLGDMDFKVTGTEEGITAFQMDIKIKGITPELMRKALDQAREGRLHILSKIKEAIPAPRDHLSPKAPTMLKMRIPTSKIRDVIGSGGAVIKGMQAQTGCQINIDESGMIDIAAPNAKAGAVCRRMIEELTAEPEPGRIYKGKVKTIQPFGAFVEILPGRDGLVHISELADYRVEKVEDIVHVGDEVTVLCLGVDPKGKVKLSIKALQHKDQPAAEQAQGEAPVAEQPQA; this is encoded by the coding sequence ATGGAATATAAGATGCTCGCGGCTAAGGAAATGAAGACGCAGCTCCCGGATGGGACTGAAGTCGTCTTCGAAACCGGCCGCCTCGCCAAGCAGGCTTCGGGCTCTGCCGTCGTCAAGATCGGCGACGCGTTCTTGCTCGCTACGGTCTGCTTTGGCCCTGAAAAGGAAGGGGATTTCTTCCCTCTGACCGTCGAATATCGCGAAAAGGCCTACGCTGCTGGTCGCCTCCCGGGCGGTTACAACAAGCGTGAAGCCGGTCGTCCGAGCGACGATGAAATTCTCTCCGCTCGTATCATCGACCGTCCGATTCGCCCGATGTTCCCGGACAACTTCACCCGCGAAGTGCAGGTGATCGTTAACGTTCTTTCCGCTGACAAGAAGTTTGCTCCGGACGTCTTCGGCGTTTCCGCAGCTTCTCTCGCGATCGGCCTCTCCGAACTCCCGTTCGAAGAACAGGTTGCAGCTGTCCGCGTCGCCGTGATCGGTGATGAATATATCGTCAATCCGTCTTATGAACAGGTTTCTGTCGCCGATCTGGACCTCGTGGTCGCCGGTACCGAAAATTCGGTCTGCATGGTGGAAGGCGGAGCTTACGAAGTTTCTGAAGACACGATGATCAAGGCCATCACGACAGGTCATGAAGCGATCAAGGTTCTTTGCAAGGCTCAGGCTGAACTCGTCGCTCAGTTCGCCAAGCAGAAGATGGTCCTCACCCCGAAGAACAAGGGTGAAGTTTACGAAAAGCTCGAAGCGACAGTCAAGGAAGTCATTTTCGACGAATTGAACGAAGCTCTCCATGCCAACATGGTGAAGACTCAGCTCTATCCGAAGATGGCGGAACTCTCGGACAAGGTTTGCGCAGACCCGAAGATTCTCGCGATCATCGGCGAAGGCGACGAACAGGATCCGGCTCTCCTCGCAGACGCAAAGGCTATCTTCTCGGAACTCGAACGCTCCACGATGCGTACAATGATCTTGAACGAAGGTCGTCGTATCGATGGCCGTAAGACCACCGAAGTCCGTCCGATTGAAATTCAGCTCGGCGTTCTTCCGAGTGCTCACGGTTCGGGCGTGTTCCAGCGTGGCGAAACCCAGGCTCTCGTGACCTGCACTCTCGGCACCAAGGCCGACGAACAGCGTTACGAAACGCTCCAGGGCGAAGGCTCCAAGAGCTACATGCTCCATTACAACTTCCCGCCGTTCTGCGTGGGTGAATGCAAGAAGCTCGGTATGTCCCGCCGCGAAATCGGTCACGGTCACCTGGCTGAACGTTCCCTCAAGGCTGTGCTTCCGGTGACGGAAGACTTCCCGTACACGATCCGCATCGTGTCTGAAATTCTTGAATCCAACGGCTCCTCTTCGATGGCTTCCGTCTGTGGCGGTACGCTTTCCTTGATGGACGCTGGTGTTCCTATCAAGGCACCGGTGGCTGGCGTTGCTATGGGTCTCATTTCTGAAACCGGCCACGCTGACGACGAAAAAATCAAGATCTTGACCGACATTACGGGTACGGAAGATCACCTTGGCGATATGGACTTCAAGGTCACGGGTACCGAGGAAGGTATCACCGCGTTCCAGATGGACATCAAGATCAAGGGTATCACTCCGGAACTCATGCGCAAGGCTTTGGATCAGGCTCGTGAAGGCCGTCTACATATCTTGAGCAAGATCAAGGAAGCTATCCCGGCTCCGCGCGACCACTTGTCTCCGAAGGCTCCGACGATGCTCAAGATGCGCATCCCGACCTCCAAGATCCGTGACGTGATCGGCTCCGGTGGCGCTGTGATCAAGGGCATGCAGGCTCAGACCGGCTGCCAGATCAACATCGATGAATCCGGCATGATCGACATCGCTGCTCCGAACGCTAAGGCTGGTGCAGTCTGCCGTCGCATGATCGAAGAACTCACTGCAGAACCGGAACCGGGCCGCATTTATAAGGGCAAGGTCAAGACGATTCAGCCGTTTGGCGCATTCGTCGAAATCCTCCCGGGCCGTGACGGTCTCGTGCACATCTCCGAACTCGCCGACTACCGTGTCGAAAAGGTCGAAGACATCGTGCATGTCGGTGACGAAGTCACCGTCCTCTGCTTGGGCGTCGATCCGAAGGGCAAGGTGAAGCTTTCGATTAAGGCTTTGCAGCACAAGGATCAGCCGGCAGCTGAACAGGCTCAGGGCGAAGCTCCTGTTGCTGAACAGCCGCAAGCTTAA
- a CDS encoding glycoside hydrolase family 5 protein produces the protein MLTLKKGINLGGWLSQCNYTLERYETFITEKDFQQIANWKFDHVRIPFDYNLIEKDNGELLEENYKYLDNAVAWGKKHGLNVILDLHKTAGYDFNDFGNQEKNNLFNNAKAQERFLGIWDRVSKRYSQDENVVFELLNEVTNLEFIDPWNKLIVKAVETIRKNAPETPIIYGGVCWNSASFVKDLVPPPSKNIIYTFHLYEPLLFTHQKAYWVEALNNDRDIPYTDDMDFFRKESLALGYMGENIFRAKCKKMGPEFFEEFLKEAVETATAHGVPLYCGEYGVIELANAFETVKWFRDVHQVFDKYGIGHALWSYKEMDFGFTGEHYKPLRDFMLK, from the coding sequence ATGTTGACACTCAAAAAAGGAATCAATCTCGGTGGATGGCTTTCGCAGTGCAATTACACGCTCGAACGCTATGAAACTTTCATCACGGAAAAAGACTTTCAGCAGATCGCAAACTGGAAGTTTGACCATGTGCGCATTCCCTTCGATTACAACCTCATCGAAAAGGATAACGGCGAACTTCTCGAAGAAAATTACAAGTATCTCGACAACGCCGTCGCCTGGGGAAAAAAGCACGGTCTGAACGTCATTCTTGACTTGCACAAGACGGCGGGCTACGACTTTAACGACTTCGGAAATCAAGAGAAGAACAATCTTTTCAACAACGCCAAGGCTCAGGAACGCTTCCTCGGCATTTGGGACCGCGTTTCCAAACGTTATTCGCAAGATGAAAACGTCGTCTTTGAACTTTTGAACGAAGTGACGAACCTAGAATTTATCGATCCGTGGAACAAGCTGATAGTGAAAGCGGTCGAAACTATTCGCAAGAACGCTCCTGAAACTCCGATTATTTACGGCGGCGTCTGCTGGAATAGCGCCTCTTTTGTAAAGGACCTTGTTCCCCCTCCGTCAAAGAACATCATCTACACCTTCCACCTGTACGAGCCTCTGCTCTTTACGCACCAAAAGGCTTACTGGGTCGAAGCGTTGAACAACGATAGAGATATCCCTTATACCGATGACATGGATTTTTTCCGCAAGGAGTCCCTGGCCCTCGGTTACATGGGCGAAAACATTTTCCGTGCAAAGTGCAAAAAAATGGGACCGGAATTCTTCGAAGAATTTTTGAAGGAAGCGGTCGAAACGGCCACGGCACACGGCGTTCCGCTGTACTGTGGCGAATACGGAGTCATTGAACTGGCGAACGCTTTTGAAACGGTCAAATGGTTCCGCGATGTCCATCAGGTCTTTGATAAATACGGCATCGGTCACGCTCTGTGGAGCTATAAGGAAATGGACTTCGGCTTTACCGGAGAACATTACAAGCCGCTCCGCGATTTTATGTTGAAGTAA